One genomic region from Salvelinus sp. IW2-2015 linkage group LG24, ASM291031v2, whole genome shotgun sequence encodes:
- the LOC111951407 gene encoding patatin-like phospholipase domain-containing protein 2, with product MFDLTKEWNLSFAGCGFLGIYHIGVASXLSEQAPYLIKGATKIYGASAGSLSASMLASQASIAKCCEDVIETVMEARKRILGPLHPSFNPVKVIRSGLERDLPANAHTLASGRLCVSLTRVSDGQNVIVSEFKSKEELIQALLCSCFIPIYCGLIPPSFQGVRYVDGGISDNLPQSELKNTISISPFSGESDICPRDTSFNFHELRFTNTSIRLNLSNMYRLSKALFPPEPKVMAEICQSGYKDALRFLEENHLLKLECPTAGPYLSEATCCCKPIAMETTKNWMFWRLRLLRKQHWWLDEQIVDNLPTQIKKGR from the exons ATGTTCGACCTAACGAAGGAATGGAACCTGTCATTCGCCGGCTGCGGGTTCCTGGGGATCTATCACATCGGAGTGGCCAGCTGRCTGTCYGAACAAGCGCCTTACCTTATCAAAGGTGCCACCAAGATCTACGGGGCTTCAGCTGGTTCCCTCTCTGCCTCGATGCTCGCCAGCCAGGCATCCATAG CTAAGTGCTGTGAGGATGTGATCGAGACGGTCATGGAGGCCCGGAAGCGTATCCTgggccccctccacccctccttcaacCCGGTCAAGGTCATCAGGTCGGGCCTGGAGCGCGACCTGCCCGCCAACGCTCACACACTCGCCTCCGGGAGgctgtgtgtgtcactcactCGCGTGTCTGATGGACAAAACGTCATTGTGTCCGAGTTCAAGTCCAAGGAGGAGCTCATCCAG GCGCTGCTGTGTAGCTGTTTCATCCCCATATACTGTGGTCTGATCCCCCCATCCTTCCAAGGAGTG CGTTATGTGGATGGGGGGATCAGTGACAACCTTCCTCAGTCagagctgaagaacaccatcagcATCTCTCCGTTCTCAGGCGAAAGCGACATCTGTCCCCGCGACACCTCCTTCAACTTCCACGAGCTTCGTTTCACCAACACCTCCATCCGGTTGAACCTGAGCAACATGTACCGCCTCAGCAAGGCCCTGTTCCCCCCAGAACCCAAG GTCATGGCAGAGATATGTCAGAGTGGCTACAAGGACGCCCTTCGCTTTCTTGAGGAGAACC ATCTGCTAAAGCTGGAGTGTCCGACTGCCGGCCCCTACCTATCAGAAGCCACCTGCTGCTGCAAGCCCATCGCCATGGAAACCACTAAGAACTGGATGTTCTGGCGTCTCCGCCTCCTGAGGAAGCAACACTGGTGGTTGGATGAGCAGATTGTTGACAACCTGCCAACCCAAATCAAGAAAGGTAGATAG